The Lutibacter sp. Hel_I_33_5 genome has a window encoding:
- a CDS encoding protein-disulfide reductase DsbD has product MKQLTLIFFLLFSIVSLAQTEDNPILLTTSLEKISDTEYDVVFNAKLLKDWYLYSQYNPDNASLPIIISITEGETGYQLVGKAKESETLKKYSDTWEKEEIVFKDKATITQRIQLTNKEINQVKLNFFGQVCETACINIDEDFIVSLTGGSTKQDVTIDKRSKELSNKLKLDLKNTALLKNGSDSDSDEKSGLFNIFFLGFIGGLLALLTPCVFPMIPLTVSFFTKQSQNKSKGILNAILYGLFIVLIYILLSVPFHFLDNLDPEILNNISTNIWLNIFFFAVLVFFAGSFFGFYEITLPSSWGNKMDSASSVGGIIGIFFMALTLAIVSFSCTGPILGSLLAGSLTSDGGAYQLTAGMSGFGLALALPFALFALFPSWLNSLPKSGGWLNTTKVILGFLELALAFKFLSNSDLVGHWGILKREVFIGIWILIFIGLALYLLGKIKFPHDSPIKKLSFSRISFGVLVIAFVIYLIPGTLKNPTWNLSLLSGFPPPQFYSIYDQENDCPLGLDCYKDWDTGLAKAKETNKPILLDFTGWACVNCRKMEENVWSDPSIYKLLKDDYILISLYVDDNEEKLPTNEQFDFLRANGNIKKIKTKGSKWATFQALNFKTASQPYYVLMSPNLEILNSPQQYTDKTTYYNWLKESLDSFKKGNTGINFDDNKNLNIN; this is encoded by the coding sequence ATGAAACAATTAACCCTCATATTTTTTCTACTCTTTAGTATTGTTTCTTTGGCACAAACAGAAGATAACCCAATACTTTTAACTACATCATTAGAAAAAATATCCGATACAGAATACGATGTTGTTTTTAACGCAAAACTGCTAAAAGACTGGTATTTATATTCACAATACAATCCAGATAATGCTTCTCTACCTATTATAATTAGTATAACAGAAGGAGAAACCGGCTATCAATTAGTTGGGAAAGCTAAAGAAAGTGAAACATTAAAAAAGTATTCTGACACTTGGGAAAAAGAAGAAATTGTTTTTAAAGACAAAGCTACAATTACTCAAAGAATTCAATTAACCAATAAAGAGATTAATCAAGTAAAATTAAACTTTTTTGGCCAAGTTTGTGAAACTGCTTGTATAAATATTGATGAAGATTTTATTGTTTCTTTAACTGGAGGTTCAACAAAACAGGATGTAACTATAGACAAAAGAAGCAAGGAATTATCTAATAAACTAAAACTTGATTTAAAAAATACAGCATTATTAAAAAATGGATCAGACTCTGATTCGGATGAGAAAAGCGGTTTATTTAATATCTTTTTCTTAGGGTTTATCGGTGGATTATTAGCCTTATTAACACCTTGTGTTTTCCCAATGATTCCCTTAACAGTTTCGTTTTTCACCAAACAATCTCAAAATAAAAGCAAAGGTATTCTCAACGCCATTTTATATGGCTTATTTATTGTTTTAATTTACATTTTATTGAGTGTTCCCTTTCATTTTTTAGATAATTTAGATCCTGAAATATTGAATAATATCTCAACAAATATTTGGTTAAACATATTCTTTTTTGCCGTTTTAGTATTTTTTGCAGGCTCATTTTTCGGGTTTTACGAAATTACATTACCAAGTTCTTGGGGAAATAAAATGGATTCAGCTTCCTCAGTTGGTGGAATCATCGGTATCTTTTTCATGGCATTAACCTTAGCTATTGTTTCCTTTTCTTGTACTGGCCCAATTTTGGGATCTTTATTAGCAGGGTCATTAACATCCGATGGCGGCGCATATCAACTAACAGCTGGTATGAGTGGTTTTGGATTAGCGCTTGCGTTACCATTTGCATTGTTTGCATTGTTTCCTAGTTGGTTAAATTCGTTACCAAAATCTGGTGGCTGGCTAAATACAACGAAAGTTATTTTAGGCTTTTTAGAATTAGCTCTAGCTTTTAAATTTTTATCAAACTCTGATTTAGTTGGACATTGGGGAATTTTAAAACGTGAAGTTTTTATCGGAATTTGGATACTCATTTTTATAGGTTTAGCCTTATATTTATTAGGGAAAATAAAATTCCCTCATGATTCTCCAATCAAGAAACTATCTTTTTCAAGAATAAGTTTTGGTGTGTTAGTAATTGCTTTTGTTATTTATTTAATTCCTGGAACACTTAAAAATCCGACTTGGAATTTAAGTTTATTAAGCGGTTTTCCTCCTCCACAATTTTATAGTATTTATGATCAAGAAAATGATTGTCCTTTAGGGCTAGATTGCTATAAAGATTGGGATACTGGTTTAGCTAAAGCTAAAGAAACCAACAAACCAATTTTATTAGATTTTACAGGTTGGGCTTGCGTAAATTGTCGTAAAATGGAAGAAAATGTTTGGAGTGATCCATCAATTTATAAATTATTAAAAGACGATTATATTTTGATTTCTTTATATGTTGATGATAACGAAGAAAAACTTCCAACAAATGAACAATTTGACTTTTTAAGAGCTAACGGAAATATCAAAAAAATAAAAACGAAAGGTAGCAAGTGGGCAACTTTTCAAGCGTTGAACTTTAAAACAGCTTCACAACCTTACTACGTTTTAATGAGTCCAAATTTAGAGATTTTAAATTCACCTCAACAATACACCGATAAAACAACATATTACAATTGGCTGAAAGAAAGTTTAGACTCTTTTAAGAAGGGAAATACTGGCATAAATTTTGATGATAATAAAAATCTAAACATCAACTAA
- a CDS encoding alpha/beta fold hydrolase — translation MKNSIKLLGLLIFSLIWNITNAQVKMNIEFDTPYGENETVGNYITIDGAKIYYEEYGKGEPLLLIHGNSGSIKSMGNQIDYFKSKYRVIIADNRGQGKSELKTDSLTYVQITKDWEGIVNHLKLDSINIIGWSDGGIIGLKMGISGKSKIKKIVAMGANLRPDSTAVNSWAVNYVLKSKKMVELKIQEHDTTRNWNSQKQRLGLLGDQPNIPIKDLSKIKAKVLIMSGDEDIIKSKHSLEIYENIPKAQLCIMPGETHYTPASNPELFNEIANRFLSKTFKRPDSDFTKW, via the coding sequence ATGAAAAATTCAATTAAACTTTTAGGACTACTTATTTTCTCTTTGATTTGGAATATTACCAATGCTCAAGTCAAAATGAACATTGAATTTGACACACCTTATGGAGAAAATGAAACAGTTGGGAATTATATCACAATAGATGGAGCAAAAATTTATTATGAGGAATATGGAAAAGGCGAACCATTATTACTTATTCACGGAAATAGTGGTAGTATTAAATCAATGGGTAATCAAATAGATTATTTCAAATCAAAATATAGAGTAATCATAGCTGACAATAGAGGACAAGGAAAATCTGAATTAAAAACAGATTCTTTGACATATGTTCAAATTACAAAAGATTGGGAAGGAATAGTTAATCACTTAAAATTAGATTCTATTAATATTATTGGATGGAGTGATGGTGGAATTATTGGATTGAAGATGGGAATTTCAGGTAAATCAAAAATTAAAAAAATTGTAGCGATGGGAGCTAATTTGAGACCTGATTCAACAGCTGTTAACTCTTGGGCAGTTAATTACGTTTTGAAATCCAAAAAGATGGTTGAGTTAAAAATTCAGGAGCACGATACTACTCGAAATTGGAACTCACAAAAACAACGTCTCGGACTATTGGGGGACCAGCCAAATATCCCAATTAAAGACTTGTCAAAAATTAAAGCAAAAGTATTAATAATGTCTGGAGATGAAGATATAATTAAAAGTAAACATAGTTTAGAAATATATGAAAATATTCCCAAAGCTCAATTATGCATAATGCCGGGCGAAACACATTATACACCTGCATCTAATCCAGAATTATTTAATGAAATTGCGAATAGATTTTTATCAAAAACATTTAAAAGACCTGATTCTGATTTTACAAAATGGTAG
- a CDS encoding anthranilate synthase component I family protein — MQRTIRTFSVENIGNFKQNLLVWSQNFDTALLLDSNKYQQKYSSFDCGLAVEEFTSIKTDYHNAFEKLKEYQTITNDYIFGYISYDVKNDVENLSSTNFDGLDFADLYFFQPKKIIFIKGNTIEFHYLKMVDDEIENDFKNIQDSKQQKIINSCKDIKIKLRIHKDKYHQKVSKVLEHIYRGDIYEANFCQEFYVENCTIDPYKVYEHLNQISEPPFATFLKIDDNFLLSASPERYIKKEGTKIISQPIKGTAKRFINKIDDDKAAFDLARDEKEISENVMIVDLVRNDLSKTAKKGSVNVEELCKVYSFKQVHQLISTVVSEVEETTHPIDIIKSTFPMGSMTGAPKVSAMQIIEKLEETKRGLYSGTVGYFTPTGDFDFNVVIRSILYNQEKKYISYSVGGAITAKSTPEKEYEECLLKAKAMKYVLLNSD; from the coding sequence ATGCAAAGAACAATTCGAACTTTTTCCGTTGAGAATATTGGCAACTTTAAACAAAATCTTTTAGTTTGGTCTCAAAATTTCGACACTGCACTGTTATTAGATTCAAATAAATATCAACAAAAATATTCATCTTTTGATTGTGGGTTGGCTGTTGAAGAATTCACTTCTATAAAAACTGATTATCATAATGCTTTTGAAAAATTAAAAGAATATCAAACCATAACTAATGATTATATCTTTGGTTATATTTCTTATGATGTAAAAAATGATGTAGAAAATCTTTCTTCTACTAATTTTGATGGATTAGACTTTGCTGATTTATACTTTTTTCAACCGAAAAAAATTATTTTTATAAAAGGAAATACTATTGAATTTCATTACTTAAAAATGGTTGATGATGAGATTGAAAATGATTTCAAAAACATTCAAGATTCTAAGCAGCAGAAAATTATAAATTCTTGTAAAGACATCAAAATAAAGTTAAGGATTCATAAAGATAAATATCATCAAAAAGTAAGTAAAGTTTTAGAGCACATTTATAGAGGTGATATTTACGAAGCTAATTTTTGTCAAGAGTTTTATGTTGAAAACTGCACAATAGATCCATATAAAGTTTACGAACATTTGAATCAAATTTCAGAACCACCTTTTGCAACTTTTTTAAAAATTGATGATAATTTTTTACTATCTGCTTCACCAGAACGTTATATAAAAAAAGAAGGGACAAAAATTATATCTCAACCTATAAAAGGAACTGCAAAACGATTTATTAATAAAATTGATGATGATAAAGCTGCTTTTGATTTAGCACGTGATGAAAAAGAAATATCAGAAAATGTAATGATTGTAGATTTAGTAAGAAACGACTTATCTAAAACAGCAAAAAAAGGATCTGTAAATGTGGAAGAACTCTGCAAAGTATATTCTTTTAAACAGGTTCATCAATTAATTTCTACTGTTGTTTCTGAAGTTGAAGAAACCACTCATCCTATAGACATTATTAAAAGTACGTTCCCGATGGGAAGTATGACAGGTGCCCCAAAAGTTTCTGCCATGCAAATTATAGAAAAACTTGAAGAAACTAAAAGAGGATTATATTCTGGTACTGTTGGTTACTTTACTCCTACTGGTGATTTTGACTTCAATGTAGTCATAAGAAGCATACTTTACAATCAAGAGAAAAAATACATTTCCTATTCTGTTGGCGGAGCAATCACAGCAAAATCAACTCCTGAAAAAGAATATGAGGAATGTTTATTAAAAGCCAAAGCAATGAAATATGTTTTGCTAAATTCTGATTAA
- a CDS encoding Fic family protein, with protein sequence MKPPYKITSSILKLITSISEKIGEVNANLLNRPSPKLRKQNRIKTIHSSLKIEGNTLSVEQITALLENKRVIGPKKDILEVLNAIKIYENLEDYNPSNEKFFLKAHQNLMEGLIENSGKYRNQSVGIVKGSKVEHLAPPFENVPYLMKDLFEYLKKSDEIELIKSCVFHYEMEFIHPFLDGNGRMGRLWQTLILMEKYPIFEFLPFETLICKDQEKYYKSLAESDKSGKSTNFIEYMLNVIDISISELLDFNNRTLNEKDRLDYYVSLNKTEFTRKDYMDIFKDISSSTASRDLKKGAELDLFEKIGKKNKTIYRLK encoded by the coding sequence ATGAAACCACCCTATAAAATAACATCTTCTATTTTAAAATTAATAACTTCTATTTCAGAAAAAATAGGAGAAGTAAATGCTAATTTATTAAACAGACCTTCACCTAAATTGAGAAAACAGAATAGAATCAAAACTATTCATTCTTCTTTGAAAATAGAAGGAAACACACTATCAGTAGAGCAAATAACAGCACTTCTTGAAAACAAAAGAGTTATTGGTCCTAAAAAAGATATTCTTGAAGTTTTAAATGCAATTAAAATCTATGAAAACTTAGAAGATTATAATCCTTCAAATGAGAAATTCTTTTTAAAAGCACATCAAAACTTAATGGAAGGTTTAATTGAAAATTCTGGAAAATATAGAAATCAAAGTGTCGGAATTGTAAAAGGCTCAAAAGTTGAGCATTTAGCACCACCTTTTGAAAATGTTCCATACTTAATGAAAGACCTTTTTGAATATTTGAAAAAGTCTGATGAAATTGAATTAATTAAAAGTTGTGTTTTCCATTACGAAATGGAATTTATACATCCATTTTTGGATGGAAATGGTAGAATGGGAAGATTATGGCAAACTTTAATTTTAATGGAAAAATATCCAATCTTTGAATTTTTGCCTTTTGAAACTCTAATCTGTAAAGACCAGGAAAAATATTATAAATCTTTAGCTGAGAGTGATAAATCAGGAAAGTCAACTAATTTTATTGAATATATGCTAAACGTTATTGATATTTCAATAAGTGAACTATTAGATTTCAATAATCGAACGTTAAATGAAAAAGATAGATTAGACTATTATGTTTCATTAAATAAAACTGAATTTACAAGAAAAGATTATATGGATATTTTTAAAGATATTTCTTCATCAACAGCAAGTAGAGATTTAAAGAAAGGAGCTGAATTGGATTTATTTGAAAAAATAGGAAAAAAAAATAAGACAATCTATCGTTTAAAATAA
- a CDS encoding DUF6090 family protein: MIKFFRKIRQKLLTENKFSKYLIYAIGEIILVVIGILIALQINNWNEHRKTAKELQSYYQQILIEINQEKQYIDRELYRLNKSIATYEAYTEYIKNSELKPNEIIQELGKIELTFSYLTFSNETITSLETTGEIKLIPESIRNKLIESKRLKEVLISQQAGNDQLYLEGQKKAFELGFNRLLKYTEPYQGINVNRNTTEIILTLEYAFGLKNYTENDKIRMLNGLLENIMELEAMIRKEQK; encoded by the coding sequence ATGATAAAATTCTTTAGAAAAATTAGACAAAAACTGCTAACTGAAAATAAGTTTAGCAAATATCTGATTTACGCAATTGGAGAAATCATACTTGTCGTTATTGGAATTTTGATTGCGCTTCAGATTAATAATTGGAATGAACATCGTAAAACAGCTAAAGAACTACAAAGTTACTATCAACAAATACTAATTGAAATCAATCAGGAAAAACAGTATATAGATAGAGAATTATATAGACTTAATAAAAGTATTGCAACTTACGAAGCTTATACAGAATATATTAAAAACTCTGAATTAAAACCTAATGAAATAATTCAGGAACTTGGAAAAATTGAATTAACATTTTCATATTTAACTTTTAGCAATGAAACAATAACTTCGTTAGAGACAACTGGAGAGATAAAGTTAATTCCAGAAAGTATAAGAAATAAACTAATTGAATCTAAAAGACTTAAAGAAGTACTTATTAGTCAACAAGCTGGAAACGACCAATTGTATTTAGAAGGGCAGAAAAAGGCTTTTGAGCTTGGTTTTAATAGACTTTTAAAATATACAGAACCTTATCAAGGGATTAATGTTAATAGAAATACTACGGAAATAATCTTAACTCTTGAATATGCTTTCGGACTTAAAAACTATACTGAAAATGATAAGATTAGAATGCTAAATGGTTTGTTAGAAAATATTATGGAATTAGAAGCAATGATTAGAAAAGAACAAAAATAA
- the tilS gene encoding tRNA lysidine(34) synthetase TilS translates to MKLKMLQEFQKHIDTNFPFLRDKKLLIAISGGLDSVVLTELLHKLNFDISLAHCNFKLREKESDLDEEFVISLGEKLDLKTFAIQFNTEEYSTKNKVSTQIAARELRYSWFDDLIEEHHFDFLLTAHHANDNLETFLINLTRGTGLDGLTGIPVINGKIVRPLLVFSREEITHYATDNKIEWREDKSNASTKYIRNKIRHQVVPILKEINPSLLETFAKTSENLQESNQIIEDSIEKITSEVIEKDFSSELEMIKVDIKKIKQLSNPKAYLYQLLKSYEYTEWNDVYGLLDGQSGKQVLSKTHRLIKDREFLLLTKKKPFDCAQGDKYYIAKDELEISSPIHLTFKESNQNSSAEKNCIDVDKDLLKFPLIVRKWQKGDYFYPVGMQGKKKLSKYFKDEKFSLINKEQTWLLCNNDNDIIWIINKRQDRRFSTNKTTENKIEITFK, encoded by the coding sequence TTGAAACTGAAAATGCTTCAGGAATTTCAAAAACATATAGACACTAATTTCCCTTTTCTAAGGGATAAAAAATTACTCATTGCTATTTCTGGAGGATTAGATTCTGTAGTGTTAACAGAGTTATTACACAAACTAAATTTTGATATTTCACTAGCGCATTGCAATTTTAAACTTAGGGAGAAAGAGAGTGATTTAGATGAAGAATTTGTTATTTCTCTGGGTGAAAAACTAGATTTAAAAACATTCGCAATTCAATTTAACACCGAAGAATATTCCACAAAAAATAAAGTTTCTACACAAATTGCAGCAAGAGAATTACGGTATTCATGGTTTGATGATTTAATTGAAGAACATCATTTTGATTTCCTTCTAACCGCGCATCATGCAAATGATAATTTAGAAACATTTTTAATCAACTTAACTCGCGGAACAGGTTTAGATGGCTTAACAGGTATTCCTGTTATTAATGGAAAAATTGTTCGTCCACTTTTAGTTTTTTCAAGAGAAGAAATCACGCATTATGCTACTGATAATAAAATTGAATGGCGAGAAGATAAAAGCAATGCTTCAACTAAATATATTCGTAATAAAATAAGACATCAAGTTGTCCCTATTCTAAAAGAAATTAATCCGAGTTTATTAGAAACATTTGCAAAAACTTCAGAAAACCTTCAAGAAAGCAATCAAATTATTGAAGACAGCATTGAAAAAATTACTTCTGAAGTTATAGAAAAAGATTTCTCGTCTGAGCTCGAAATGATAAAAGTTGATATCAAAAAAATAAAACAGCTTTCTAACCCAAAAGCCTATTTATATCAACTTTTAAAAAGCTATGAATATACTGAATGGAATGATGTTTATGGTTTATTAGATGGTCAATCTGGAAAACAGGTTTTATCAAAAACACATAGATTGATAAAAGATAGAGAGTTTTTATTATTAACTAAAAAAAAACCTTTCGACTGCGCTCAAGGAGACAAATATTATATTGCAAAAGATGAATTAGAAATTTCTAGTCCAATTCATTTAACTTTTAAAGAATCAAATCAGAATTCATCAGCTGAAAAAAACTGTATTGATGTAGATAAAGATTTGTTAAAATTTCCATTAATTGTAAGAAAATGGCAAAAAGGTGACTATTTTTATCCTGTTGGAATGCAAGGAAAAAAGAAGTTGAGCAAATATTTTAAAGACGAAAAGTTTTCGTTGATTAATAAAGAACAGACTTGGTTACTTTGCAATAATGACAATGATATTATTTGGATTATCAACAAAAGACAAGACCGACGTTTTAGCACAAATAAAACAACTGAGAACAAAATAGAAATTACTTTTAAATGA
- a CDS encoding IS110 family transposase, whose product MNKDIKYFGIDISHLVFDVTDSSGNYYQFKNNVTGFKKFVKHLDYNSHCVMEATGYYHYRLAYFLQENSIKVSVENPLSVKRFIQMKLSKIKTDKSDSRLICEYAKQVELKLWQGNSKHQLECLQMTRLLSVYTKQSTMLKNKIHGEEVLGNPSKVVTSSLKSSLRQVTKQIEKVEAALLILVRKLHQDVLTRLKTIPGIGNKTALMLVVLTDGFDRFKSGSELCSYAGLTPVIRQSGSSINGRARISKIGNQKLRNLLFMCSFNACKYNKACREIYERIVAKGKSKKLALIAVCNKLLKQAFAIAKSGLIYDDTYRSTLVNI is encoded by the coding sequence ATGAATAAAGATATTAAATATTTTGGAATAGACATTAGTCATTTAGTATTTGATGTTACAGATTCTTCTGGTAATTACTATCAGTTTAAAAACAATGTAACTGGATTTAAAAAATTTGTAAAACATCTAGATTACAATAGTCATTGTGTAATGGAAGCTACAGGTTATTACCATTACAGGTTGGCTTATTTTTTACAGGAAAACAGTATAAAAGTTTCAGTAGAAAACCCTCTGTCGGTGAAACGCTTTATCCAGATGAAGTTATCAAAAATAAAGACAGATAAAAGCGATTCAAGATTGATTTGTGAGTATGCAAAACAAGTTGAATTAAAGTTATGGCAAGGTAATTCAAAACATCAGTTAGAATGCTTACAAATGACAAGACTTCTTTCTGTGTATACAAAACAGAGTACTATGTTAAAAAACAAAATACATGGAGAAGAAGTTTTGGGCAATCCAAGTAAAGTAGTTACGAGCTCATTAAAAAGTAGTTTGAGACAGGTAACAAAACAAATAGAAAAGGTAGAAGCAGCATTATTAATTTTAGTAAGAAAGCTACATCAAGATGTTTTAACACGCTTAAAAACAATACCTGGAATTGGAAATAAAACAGCGCTAATGCTAGTTGTTTTAACAGATGGATTTGATCGTTTTAAAAGCGGAAGTGAATTGTGTAGTTATGCTGGATTAACTCCTGTAATTAGACAAAGTGGAAGTAGTATAAATGGACGAGCCAGAATAAGTAAAATAGGCAACCAGAAGCTTCGAAATTTATTATTTATGTGCAGTTTTAATGCTTGTAAATACAACAAGGCTTGTAGAGAAATTTATGAACGAATAGTTGCCAAAGGAAAGAGTAAAAAATTAGCATTAATAGCGGTGTGTAATAAACTATTAAAACAAGCATTTGCCATTGCTAAATCAGGATTAATATATGATGATACTTATAGAAGTACTTTAGTGAATATTTAA
- a CDS encoding alpha/beta hydrolase, which yields MKHSEFTFNIYKTDFSGQIWEAKSTKAVVVLVHGMGEHVSRYTSSVIPKLLENEYSVVGFDHFGHGKTSGKRGHNPSYDAVLESISEVIEKAKNSFPNKPVFLYGHSMGGNTVINYTLKKDNEITGTIATSPFLKLAFQPPSWKISLGKIMQKIAPSITLGNELDANDISRDKVEVQKYIDDPLVHDKISPNFSLTFIDTGKWAIENAANLKTPMKLFHGTSDKIIDFKGSEDFTKKSKKASLKLYEDGYHELHNDLCKDEMLQDVVDWLNSQL from the coding sequence ATGAAACATTCAGAATTTACTTTCAATATTTATAAAACTGATTTTTCAGGTCAAATTTGGGAAGCAAAAAGTACAAAAGCAGTTGTAGTTTTAGTGCACGGAATGGGCGAACATGTTTCAAGGTATACGAGTTCTGTAATTCCAAAACTACTAGAAAATGAATATTCTGTTGTTGGTTTCGATCATTTTGGACATGGAAAAACTTCAGGAAAAAGAGGTCATAATCCAAGTTATGATGCCGTTTTAGAAAGTATTTCTGAAGTAATCGAAAAAGCGAAAAACTCTTTTCCAAACAAACCAGTTTTTTTATATGGACATTCGATGGGAGGAAATACAGTTATTAATTATACACTTAAAAAAGATAATGAAATAACTGGAACAATTGCAACAAGTCCGTTTTTAAAACTTGCCTTTCAACCACCAAGTTGGAAAATTTCTTTAGGAAAAATCATGCAAAAAATTGCTCCTTCTATTACTTTAGGAAATGAATTAGATGCAAATGATATTTCAAGAGATAAAGTTGAAGTTCAGAAATACATTGACGATCCTTTAGTACATGATAAAATAAGTCCGAACTTTTCTCTAACCTTTATAGATACTGGAAAATGGGCAATAGAAAATGCTGCAAATTTAAAAACTCCAATGAAATTATTTCATGGAACAAGCGATAAAATTATCGATTTTAAAGGATCCGAAGATTTTACTAAAAAAAGCAAAAAAGCTTCATTAAAATTATACGAAGACGGATATCACGAATTGCATAACGATCTTTGTAAAGATGAAATGCTTCAAGATGTTGTAGATTGGTTAAATTCTCAACTTTAA